A section of the Entelurus aequoreus isolate RoL-2023_Sb linkage group LG21, RoL_Eaeq_v1.1, whole genome shotgun sequence genome encodes:
- the aatkb gene encoding serine/threonine-protein kinase LMTK1 isoform X3 produces the protein MRRMRKMLMLLTFAALWDNTCAMDSAGGAAPGQEWLWSLVSACALVGLVVFTLTCLCCKKTRTRTRTRTRTGFTEFHNVQDGEDFHAHMAPDGPDVYILPLTQVSLPVARQPALPVQLQKSSNLSRHNLLYLKEIGNGWFGKVLLGELNQNLRSSQVVVKELKASASVKEQMYFLEEIQAYRVLQHSSLLQCLAQCTEVTPYLLVMEFCPLGDVKGYLQSSRSAESVAPEPLLLQRMACDIASGLLHLHKHNFTHRDLALRNCLLTADATVKIGDYGLSHTKYRDDYFVTSDQTFVPLRWIAPELVDEVHGNLLVAEQTQQSNIWSLGVTIWELLELGNQPYSHYSDQQVLAYALREQQLRLSKPMLKVPLAERWYEVMQFCWLPPDQRPIAEEVHLLLSYLCAKGASEAKDDFERRWNSMRPSAGHNIRSGSPMMTREQLSSTSSSFPLLERFSGTDGYHSESGDDILTITETSHGLNFEYRWEQARAEQSYGGQNSSSGLSQVSHHEAFYPPVGIVGGCLNHEASPSCYQPKLLHAPGVLPVFSAHGPSVNSEYYIRIEEPVDCNMEPEYTMCSYSPDCQGSSGSFLTGSADSDEMMVCPTQAKILDPFWSADMHKSDVYDSNESSPAISLTMEPLLGQVADSSPLRPWESSHYVSYKDQDGGYYYEHTSPVDIEHYLMGGEMSTEQLYESWGSRSLRQALGELETPVGITPSFSSPIEEAYSDSYLDTTQTSILDKTVTGGYYDMMGSLRKTMPSHSRHNSHSVSINVETEGALFIGRRESDSEEEEEEDIFIERYTCNTWPSKHRHRNVVHPRRASQSGRQDTYVDFQYTMPSTDIEDSWPEERSLAFHSLPKSVNYLEQHQAKDSSCLSRHRATATLEGCEAFVYLCHQSETQGAPPRDCCHSHFVDPLTGMLVRGSNYCYAPNDYICDKVINISSNEEMINLSPAPGGPTVSKAALIKPEGGGDIYVDLRTHVAPCEETKKALLVTKPTIDQDMTQTSPPPAGNTHIMVVLTDPPSEKSQTGDSGLDRGCSSVSLTDILDCSDNEDDDMTDDITDIPSGIFADDASPAFKSLQKQVGTPDSMEAMEVPSAAGLCEGSSPASRPSCSPKAMDSGYDTENNESPEFVPKEPHEPRDQATTQLASLEEDEAQEISPEEEASFDDSQSRDHTLLPLSLETPHSDSAYFSDYENEHQSKNEEEQLHYKEEETPETNHGSRHREHSCPAQSGTLERADCDCDDLLDSSGGLEEWPSQEENLSLGDWAAEVVGAMEEALDALNGQPEEEEEEEEEEGEQFCQPPEKRPGIEVLHILPKDEVALQHAANTRRSSLSSPPPPSLVDGEEAVKEDDDSDDSDETDEELKTYSVQEEESEDESYVVPVVVCDDSHALKLRGLLKTQTLLNLHEELERKKRTVSFFDDVTVYLFDQESPTKELAAHGLPLATEGLGKYPERVSDDSSDGNVSEESAGLEWEDDFPLLPLPTSSATLDSPPHSGPAKAQETQPAVKFSRFTVSRFSITHVSDSDVDSVGGSSEDGDKE, from the exons atgaggaggatgaggaagATGCTGATGCTGCTGACGTTTGCCGCGCTTTGGGACAACACCTGCGCCATGGACTCAG CAGGTGGCGCCGCACCTGGCCAAGAGTGGCTGTGGTCTCTGGTGTCCGCCTGCGCCCTGGTCGGCCTGGTGGTCTTCACGCTGACCTGCTTGTGCTGCAAgaagaccaggaccaggaccaggaccaggaccaggaccggcTTCACG GAGTTCCACAATGTCCAAGATGGCGAGGACTTCCACGCTCACATGGCGCCGGACGGCCCGGATGTTTACATCCTGCCTCTCACCCAGGTGTCCCTGCCGGTCGCTAGGCAACCCGCTCTGCCGG TCCAACTCCAGAAATCTTCCAACCTGAGCCGCCACAATCTCCTGTACCTGAAGGAGATCGGAAATGGCTGGTTTGGGAAG GTTCTTCTGGGGGAGCTCAATCAGAACCTGCGAAGCAGTCAGGTGGTGGTCAAGGAGCTGAAGGCCAGTGCCAGCGTCAAGGAACAGATGTACTTCCTAGAAGAAATACAAGCTTACCG GGTGCTGCAGCACTCGTCTCTGCTGCAGTGCCTGGCCCAGTGCACTGAGGTCACGCCCTACCTGCTGGTCATGGAGTTCTGTCCACTG GGTGATGTGAAGGGTTATCTGCAAAGCAGCAGGTCTGCAGAGAGCGTCGCCCCCGAGCCGTTACTTCTCCAGCGAATGGCGTGTGACATCGCATCAGGACTTCTGCACCTGCACAAGCACAACTTCACTCACAG AGACCTGGCTTTGAGGAACTGCTTGCTTACAGCCGATGCTACAGTGAAGATTGGCGACTATGGCTTGTCCCACACCAAGTACAGG GATGACTACTTTGTGACATCTGATCAGACTTTTGTGCCCCTGCGCTGGATCGCACCTGAGCTGGTGGACGAGGTGCACGGAAATCTGCTGGTGGCCGAGCAGACCCAACAGAGTAACATCTG GTCTCTGGGAGTGACCATCTGGGAATTGTTGGAGCTGGGAAACCAGCCTTACAGCCATTATTCTGACCAACAAGTTCTGGCCTACGCCTTGAGGGAGCAGCAGCTGCGACTATCCAAACCGATGCTCAAAGTTCCTTTGGCTGAACGATG GTACGAGGTGATGCAGTTCTGCTGGCTCCCGCCTGATCAGAGACCCATCGCTGAGGAGGTCCATTTGCTGCTGAGCTACTTGTGTGCCAAAGGTGCCAGCGAGGCCAAAGATGACTTTGAGAGGCGCTGGAACTCCATGCGGCCCAGTGCCGGACACAACATTCGCAGCGGATCCCCGATGATGACGCGCGAGCAGCTTTCGTCCACCTCCTCCTCTTTCCCTCTGCTTGAACGATTCTCAGGCACTGACGGATACCACTCAGAGTCTGGGGATGACATTTTAACGATCACTGAGACCAGCCATGGCCTGAACTTTGAGTACAGGTGGGAGCAGGCCCGGGCAGAGCAGTCATACGGAGGCCAGAACTCCTCCAGTGGCCTCAGTCAAGTCAGTCATCATGAAGCATTTTATCCACCGGTGGGGATTGTGGGAGGCTGCCTCAATCATGAAGCTTCTCCTTCTTGCTACCAACCTAAACTTCTGCACGCTCCTGGTGTACTTCCTGTCTTTAGCGCCCACGGCCCATCAGTAAACAGTGAATACTACATCCGCATCGAAGAACCCGTAGACTGTAACATGGAGCCTGAGTATACCATGTGCTCTTACAGTCCAGACTGCCAGGGAAGCAGTGGCAGCTTCCTCACCGGCAGTGCAGACTCAGATGAAATGATGGTCTGCCCAACTCAGGCTAAAATCCTAGACCCCTTCTGGTCAGCAGACATGCACAAATCAGATGTCTATGACTCAAATGAGTCCAGTCCTGCTATCTCTCTGACAATGGAACCCCTTTTAGGGCAGGTTGCAGACAGCAGCCCTCTACGACCATGGGAGTCCAGTCACTATGTGTCCTACAAAGATCAAGATGGAGGTTACTACTATGAGCACACGTCACCTGTGGACATAGAACACTATCTTATGGGGGGTGAGATGTCCACTGAACAACTTTATGAAAGCTGGGGGTCAAGGAGTCTTCGCCAGGCATTGGGCGAGTTGGAGACCCCAGTGGGAATAACTCCGTCTTTCAGTAGTCCCATTGAAGAGGCCTACAGTGACTCTTACTTGGACACAACACAAACCTCAATCCTCGATAAGACAGTGACAGGAGGCTACTATGACATGATGGGCTCCCTGAGGAAGACCATGCCGAGCCACAGCAGGCACAACAGCCACTCGGTCAGCATCAACGTGGAGACAGAAGGGGCGCTCTTCATTGGACGCAGGGAGAGCGAttcagaagaggaagaagaagaggacataTTTATAGAGAGGTACACTTGCAACACATGGCCTTCTAAACATCGCCATCGCAACGTTGTGCACCCAAGACGAGCGAGCCAGAGCGGCAGACAAGACACCTATGTGGACTTTCAATACACAATGCCGAGCACAGACATCGAAGATTCCTGGCCTGAGGAGCGCAGCCTGGCCTTCCACAGTCTACCCAAGTCTGTCAACTACCTGGAGCAGCACCAGGCTAAAGACAGCAGCTGTCTGAGTCGACACCGTGCGACCGCAACCTTGGAGGGCTGTGAGGCCTTTGTCTACTTGTGTCACCAGAGTGAAACCCAAGGAGCGCCACCAAGAGATTGCTGCCACTCACACTTTGTCGACCCACTCACTGGCATGCTAGTCAGAGGCAGCAACTACTGCTACGCTCCGAACGACTACATCTGCGACAAAGTTATCAACATCTCGAGCAATGAAGAGATGATCAACCTTTCGCCGGCACCGGGGGGTCCAACTGTGTCCAAAGCTGCCTTGATCAAGCCTGAGGGCGGTGGAGACATATATGTGGATCTCCGAACACATGTGGCCCCTTGCGAAGAGACCAAGAAAGCGCTACTAGTGACAAAGCCTACAATAGACCAAGATATGACTCAAACATCTCCACCGCCTGCAGGCAACACGCACATCATGGTGGTCCTCACAGACCCGCCGTCAGAGAAGAGTCAAACAGGAGACAGCGGTCTCGATCGAGGCTGCTCCAGCGTAAGCCTTACGGACATCCTGGACTGCAGTGACAACGAAGACGATGACATGACTGATGACATCACTGATATCCCTTCAGGGATCTTCGCAGACGATGCTTCTCCTGCCTTCAAGTCACTACAGAAGCAGGTGGGAACACCAGATTCCATGGAGGCTATGGAGGTACCGTCTGCAGCCGGTTTATGTGAGGGTTCCAGCCCAGCCTCCCGCCCTTCCTGTTCCCCCAAAGCAATGGACAGTGGCTACGACACAGAAAATAATGAGAGTCCAGAGTTTGTCCCAAAGGAACCTCATGAACCCAGAGACCAAGCTACAACACAGCTTGCGAGTCTGGAGGAGGACGAGGCACAGGAGATATCACCAGAAGAAGAAGCATCCTTTGATGACTCCCAGTCACGTGACCACACCTTGTTACCACTGAGTCTGGAGACGCCACACAGTGACTCTGCCTACTTCTCAGACTATGAGAATGAACATCAGTCCAAGAATGAGGAGGAGCAACTGCACTATAAAGAAGAAGAAACCCCAGAGACGAATCATGGAAGCAGACATAGAGAACATTCTTGTCCAGCACAAAGTGGAACATTGGAAAGAGCAGACTGTGATTGTGACGACTTGCTGGATTCTTCAGGTGGACTCGAGGAGTGGCCATCGCAGGAGGAGAACTTGTCTCTTGGAGACTGGGCAGCAGAGGTTGTTGGAGCCATGGAGGAGGCTCTTGATGCCCTTAACGGACAgcctgaggaggaggaggaggaggaggaggaagaaggagAACAATTCTGTCAACCTCCCGAAAAAAGACCAGGGATAGAAGTCCTGCACATCTTACCCAAAGATGAGGTGGCCTTGCAACACGCGGCCAACACAAGAAGGTCATCTTTATCTTCTCCTCCACCTCCATCTCTTGTTGATGGGGAGGAGGCGGTCAAGGAGGACGACGACTCCGATGACAGTGATGAGACGGATGAGGAGTTGAAGACCTACAGTGTCCAAGAGGAGGAGAGCGAGGACGAGTCCTATGTGGTACCCGTGGTGGTGTGTGACGACAGCCACGCCCTCAAACTGCGAGGCCTCCTCAAGACGCAGACTCTGCTCAACCTCCATGAGGAGTTGGAGCGCAAGAAAAGGACGGTGTCCTTCTTTGATGATGTCACCGTCTATCTGTTTGATCAG GAGAGTCCTACTAAAGAGCTGGCTGCTCACGGACTCCCTTTGGCCACAGAAGGTCTCGGAAAATATCCTGAGAGGGTCTCTGACGACTCATCAGACGGGAACGTCTCCGAGGAGA GTGCAGGCTTGGAGTGGGAGGACGACTTTCCGCTGCTTCCGCTGCCAACGTCCTCGGCCACTCTGGACTCGCCTCCCCACTCCGGCCCCGCCAAAGCTCAGGAGACGCAGCCGGCCGTGAAGTTTTCTCGCTTCACCGTGTCCCGCTTCTCCATCACGCACGTCTCCGACTCGGATGTGGACTCTGTTGGAG GAAGCAGCGAGGACGGGGACAAGGAGTGA
- the aatkb gene encoding serine/threonine-protein kinase LMTK1 isoform X4 — protein MRRMRKMLMLLTFAALWDNTCAMDSAGGAAPGQEWLWSLVSACALVGLVVFTLTCLCCKKTRTRTRTRTRTGFTEFHNVQDGEDFHAHMAPDGPDVYILPLTQVSLPVARQPALPVQLQKSSNLSRHNLLYLKEIGNGWFGKNLRSSQVVVKELKASASVKEQMYFLEEIQAYRVLQHSSLLQCLAQCTEVTPYLLVMEFCPLGDVKGYLQSSRSAESVAPEPLLLQRMACDIASGLLHLHKHNFTHRDLALRNCLLTADATVKIGDYGLSHTKYRDDYFVTSDQTFVPLRWIAPELVDEVHGNLLVAEQTQQSNIWSLGVTIWELLELGNQPYSHYSDQQVLAYALREQQLRLSKPMLKVPLAERWYEVMQFCWLPPDQRPIAEEVHLLLSYLCAKGASEAKDDFERRWNSMRPSAGHNIRSGSPMMTREQLSSTSSSFPLLERFSGTDGYHSESGDDILTITETSHGLNFEYRWEQARAEQSYGGQNSSSGLSQVSHHEAFYPPVGIVGGCLNHEASPSCYQPKLLHAPGVLPVFSAHGPSVNSEYYIRIEEPVDCNMEPEYTMCSYSPDCQGSSGSFLTGSADSDEMMVCPTQAKILDPFWSADMHKSDVYDSNESSPAISLTMEPLLGQVADSSPLRPWESSHYVSYKDQDGGYYYEHTSPVDIEHYLMGGEMSTEQLYESWGSRSLRQALGELETPVGITPSFSSPIEEAYSDSYLDTTQTSILDKTVTGGYYDMMGSLRKTMPSHSRHNSHSVSINVETEGALFIGRRESDSEEEEEEDIFIERYTCNTWPSKHRHRNVVHPRRASQSGRQDTYVDFQYTMPSTDIEDSWPEERSLAFHSLPKSVNYLEQHQAKDSSCLSRHRATATLEGCEAFVYLCHQSETQGAPPRDCCHSHFVDPLTGMLVRGSNYCYAPNDYICDKVINISSNEEMINLSPAPGGPTVSKAALIKPEGGGDIYVDLRTHVAPCEETKKALLVTKPTIDQDMTQTSPPPAGNTHIMVVLTDPPSEKSQTGDSGLDRGCSSVSLTDILDCSDNEDDDMTDDITDIPSGIFADDASPAFKSLQKQVGTPDSMEAMEVPSAAGLCEGSSPASRPSCSPKAMDSGYDTENNESPEFVPKEPHEPRDQATTQLASLEEDEAQEISPEEEASFDDSQSRDHTLLPLSLETPHSDSAYFSDYENEHQSKNEEEQLHYKEEETPETNHGSRHREHSCPAQSGTLERADCDCDDLLDSSGGLEEWPSQEENLSLGDWAAEVVGAMEEALDALNGQPEEEEEEEEEEGEQFCQPPEKRPGIEVLHILPKDEVALQHAANTRRSSLSSPPPPSLVDGEEAVKEDDDSDDSDETDEELKTYSVQEEESEDESYVVPVVVCDDSHALKLRGLLKTQTLLNLHEELERKKRTVSFFDDVTVYLFDQESPTKELAAHGLPLATEGLGKYPERVSDDSSDGNVSEESAGLEWEDDFPLLPLPTSSATLDSPPHSGPAKAQETQPAVKFSRFTVSRFSITHVSDSDVDSVGGSSEDGDKE, from the exons atgaggaggatgaggaagATGCTGATGCTGCTGACGTTTGCCGCGCTTTGGGACAACACCTGCGCCATGGACTCAG CAGGTGGCGCCGCACCTGGCCAAGAGTGGCTGTGGTCTCTGGTGTCCGCCTGCGCCCTGGTCGGCCTGGTGGTCTTCACGCTGACCTGCTTGTGCTGCAAgaagaccaggaccaggaccaggaccaggaccaggaccggcTTCACG GAGTTCCACAATGTCCAAGATGGCGAGGACTTCCACGCTCACATGGCGCCGGACGGCCCGGATGTTTACATCCTGCCTCTCACCCAGGTGTCCCTGCCGGTCGCTAGGCAACCCGCTCTGCCGG TCCAACTCCAGAAATCTTCCAACCTGAGCCGCCACAATCTCCTGTACCTGAAGGAGATCGGAAATGGCTGGTTTGGGAAG AACCTGCGAAGCAGTCAGGTGGTGGTCAAGGAGCTGAAGGCCAGTGCCAGCGTCAAGGAACAGATGTACTTCCTAGAAGAAATACAAGCTTACCG GGTGCTGCAGCACTCGTCTCTGCTGCAGTGCCTGGCCCAGTGCACTGAGGTCACGCCCTACCTGCTGGTCATGGAGTTCTGTCCACTG GGTGATGTGAAGGGTTATCTGCAAAGCAGCAGGTCTGCAGAGAGCGTCGCCCCCGAGCCGTTACTTCTCCAGCGAATGGCGTGTGACATCGCATCAGGACTTCTGCACCTGCACAAGCACAACTTCACTCACAG AGACCTGGCTTTGAGGAACTGCTTGCTTACAGCCGATGCTACAGTGAAGATTGGCGACTATGGCTTGTCCCACACCAAGTACAGG GATGACTACTTTGTGACATCTGATCAGACTTTTGTGCCCCTGCGCTGGATCGCACCTGAGCTGGTGGACGAGGTGCACGGAAATCTGCTGGTGGCCGAGCAGACCCAACAGAGTAACATCTG GTCTCTGGGAGTGACCATCTGGGAATTGTTGGAGCTGGGAAACCAGCCTTACAGCCATTATTCTGACCAACAAGTTCTGGCCTACGCCTTGAGGGAGCAGCAGCTGCGACTATCCAAACCGATGCTCAAAGTTCCTTTGGCTGAACGATG GTACGAGGTGATGCAGTTCTGCTGGCTCCCGCCTGATCAGAGACCCATCGCTGAGGAGGTCCATTTGCTGCTGAGCTACTTGTGTGCCAAAGGTGCCAGCGAGGCCAAAGATGACTTTGAGAGGCGCTGGAACTCCATGCGGCCCAGTGCCGGACACAACATTCGCAGCGGATCCCCGATGATGACGCGCGAGCAGCTTTCGTCCACCTCCTCCTCTTTCCCTCTGCTTGAACGATTCTCAGGCACTGACGGATACCACTCAGAGTCTGGGGATGACATTTTAACGATCACTGAGACCAGCCATGGCCTGAACTTTGAGTACAGGTGGGAGCAGGCCCGGGCAGAGCAGTCATACGGAGGCCAGAACTCCTCCAGTGGCCTCAGTCAAGTCAGTCATCATGAAGCATTTTATCCACCGGTGGGGATTGTGGGAGGCTGCCTCAATCATGAAGCTTCTCCTTCTTGCTACCAACCTAAACTTCTGCACGCTCCTGGTGTACTTCCTGTCTTTAGCGCCCACGGCCCATCAGTAAACAGTGAATACTACATCCGCATCGAAGAACCCGTAGACTGTAACATGGAGCCTGAGTATACCATGTGCTCTTACAGTCCAGACTGCCAGGGAAGCAGTGGCAGCTTCCTCACCGGCAGTGCAGACTCAGATGAAATGATGGTCTGCCCAACTCAGGCTAAAATCCTAGACCCCTTCTGGTCAGCAGACATGCACAAATCAGATGTCTATGACTCAAATGAGTCCAGTCCTGCTATCTCTCTGACAATGGAACCCCTTTTAGGGCAGGTTGCAGACAGCAGCCCTCTACGACCATGGGAGTCCAGTCACTATGTGTCCTACAAAGATCAAGATGGAGGTTACTACTATGAGCACACGTCACCTGTGGACATAGAACACTATCTTATGGGGGGTGAGATGTCCACTGAACAACTTTATGAAAGCTGGGGGTCAAGGAGTCTTCGCCAGGCATTGGGCGAGTTGGAGACCCCAGTGGGAATAACTCCGTCTTTCAGTAGTCCCATTGAAGAGGCCTACAGTGACTCTTACTTGGACACAACACAAACCTCAATCCTCGATAAGACAGTGACAGGAGGCTACTATGACATGATGGGCTCCCTGAGGAAGACCATGCCGAGCCACAGCAGGCACAACAGCCACTCGGTCAGCATCAACGTGGAGACAGAAGGGGCGCTCTTCATTGGACGCAGGGAGAGCGAttcagaagaggaagaagaagaggacataTTTATAGAGAGGTACACTTGCAACACATGGCCTTCTAAACATCGCCATCGCAACGTTGTGCACCCAAGACGAGCGAGCCAGAGCGGCAGACAAGACACCTATGTGGACTTTCAATACACAATGCCGAGCACAGACATCGAAGATTCCTGGCCTGAGGAGCGCAGCCTGGCCTTCCACAGTCTACCCAAGTCTGTCAACTACCTGGAGCAGCACCAGGCTAAAGACAGCAGCTGTCTGAGTCGACACCGTGCGACCGCAACCTTGGAGGGCTGTGAGGCCTTTGTCTACTTGTGTCACCAGAGTGAAACCCAAGGAGCGCCACCAAGAGATTGCTGCCACTCACACTTTGTCGACCCACTCACTGGCATGCTAGTCAGAGGCAGCAACTACTGCTACGCTCCGAACGACTACATCTGCGACAAAGTTATCAACATCTCGAGCAATGAAGAGATGATCAACCTTTCGCCGGCACCGGGGGGTCCAACTGTGTCCAAAGCTGCCTTGATCAAGCCTGAGGGCGGTGGAGACATATATGTGGATCTCCGAACACATGTGGCCCCTTGCGAAGAGACCAAGAAAGCGCTACTAGTGACAAAGCCTACAATAGACCAAGATATGACTCAAACATCTCCACCGCCTGCAGGCAACACGCACATCATGGTGGTCCTCACAGACCCGCCGTCAGAGAAGAGTCAAACAGGAGACAGCGGTCTCGATCGAGGCTGCTCCAGCGTAAGCCTTACGGACATCCTGGACTGCAGTGACAACGAAGACGATGACATGACTGATGACATCACTGATATCCCTTCAGGGATCTTCGCAGACGATGCTTCTCCTGCCTTCAAGTCACTACAGAAGCAGGTGGGAACACCAGATTCCATGGAGGCTATGGAGGTACCGTCTGCAGCCGGTTTATGTGAGGGTTCCAGCCCAGCCTCCCGCCCTTCCTGTTCCCCCAAAGCAATGGACAGTGGCTACGACACAGAAAATAATGAGAGTCCAGAGTTTGTCCCAAAGGAACCTCATGAACCCAGAGACCAAGCTACAACACAGCTTGCGAGTCTGGAGGAGGACGAGGCACAGGAGATATCACCAGAAGAAGAAGCATCCTTTGATGACTCCCAGTCACGTGACCACACCTTGTTACCACTGAGTCTGGAGACGCCACACAGTGACTCTGCCTACTTCTCAGACTATGAGAATGAACATCAGTCCAAGAATGAGGAGGAGCAACTGCACTATAAAGAAGAAGAAACCCCAGAGACGAATCATGGAAGCAGACATAGAGAACATTCTTGTCCAGCACAAAGTGGAACATTGGAAAGAGCAGACTGTGATTGTGACGACTTGCTGGATTCTTCAGGTGGACTCGAGGAGTGGCCATCGCAGGAGGAGAACTTGTCTCTTGGAGACTGGGCAGCAGAGGTTGTTGGAGCCATGGAGGAGGCTCTTGATGCCCTTAACGGACAgcctgaggaggaggaggaggaggaggaggaagaaggagAACAATTCTGTCAACCTCCCGAAAAAAGACCAGGGATAGAAGTCCTGCACATCTTACCCAAAGATGAGGTGGCCTTGCAACACGCGGCCAACACAAGAAGGTCATCTTTATCTTCTCCTCCACCTCCATCTCTTGTTGATGGGGAGGAGGCGGTCAAGGAGGACGACGACTCCGATGACAGTGATGAGACGGATGAGGAGTTGAAGACCTACAGTGTCCAAGAGGAGGAGAGCGAGGACGAGTCCTATGTGGTACCCGTGGTGGTGTGTGACGACAGCCACGCCCTCAAACTGCGAGGCCTCCTCAAGACGCAGACTCTGCTCAACCTCCATGAGGAGTTGGAGCGCAAGAAAAGGACGGTGTCCTTCTTTGATGATGTCACCGTCTATCTGTTTGATCAG GAGAGTCCTACTAAAGAGCTGGCTGCTCACGGACTCCCTTTGGCCACAGAAGGTCTCGGAAAATATCCTGAGAGGGTCTCTGACGACTCATCAGACGGGAACGTCTCCGAGGAGA GTGCAGGCTTGGAGTGGGAGGACGACTTTCCGCTGCTTCCGCTGCCAACGTCCTCGGCCACTCTGGACTCGCCTCCCCACTCCGGCCCCGCCAAAGCTCAGGAGACGCAGCCGGCCGTGAAGTTTTCTCGCTTCACCGTGTCCCGCTTCTCCATCACGCACGTCTCCGACTCGGATGTGGACTCTGTTGGAG GAAGCAGCGAGGACGGGGACAAGGAGTGA